The following coding sequences lie in one Nitrospirota bacterium genomic window:
- a CDS encoding OmpA family protein, giving the protein MNGFIRFFLLTGPLLLLTAGLAAGCATSGTGQPDPSPHAPQAVQQASHGPVPCEEELGRLRKQLDAARFALDTARRVQEEAMVARGAADDQMKELADRIASLEQQLKNSETQREQAVAAQRAAEEQVRALSKQVAPVEQPLQPSQTQEPAKPVQSEAPVQPGAAPLSTASTACRDMSQETALPKEPSAAEPPVARQSLQEIVAAVVPRRTDGEAAPLVILLQTDALFSPEQDLTPAGRQVLAPIKLVLASMPQATVEVRSHTDGRPVVGRKPGRPRSNWELAALRGGKVAAYLLEPPGLAPDRLRIVSFADTKPLKAERTEADRRNNRRIELHVLPGP; this is encoded by the coding sequence ATGAACGGCTTTATCCGCTTCTTCCTTCTCACCGGTCCGCTCCTGCTTCTGACCGCCGGCCTGGCGGCCGGCTGCGCGACCTCCGGCACCGGGCAGCCCGATCCGTCTCCCCACGCACCCCAGGCAGTCCAGCAGGCCTCTCATGGCCCGGTGCCGTGCGAGGAAGAGTTGGGCCGTTTGCGGAAGCAGCTCGACGCCGCCCGGTTCGCGCTCGACACGGCGCGCAGGGTCCAGGAAGAGGCGATGGTCGCCCGCGGGGCGGCGGACGATCAGATGAAAGAGCTGGCCGACCGGATCGCCTCACTGGAGCAACAGCTCAAGAACAGCGAGACCCAGCGGGAGCAGGCGGTGGCGGCGCAGCGGGCGGCCGAGGAGCAGGTGCGCGCCTTGAGCAAACAGGTCGCGCCGGTGGAACAGCCGCTGCAGCCATCGCAGACTCAGGAGCCGGCGAAGCCCGTTCAATCAGAAGCCCCGGTCCAACCGGGGGCGGCGCCCCTCTCCACCGCGTCCACCGCTTGCCGGGACATGTCCCAGGAAACGGCCCTCCCGAAGGAGCCCTCTGCGGCGGAGCCGCCAGTGGCGCGGCAGAGTCTTCAAGAGATTGTGGCAGCGGTCGTACCGCGCCGGACCGACGGCGAGGCGGCCCCCTTGGTCATCCTCCTCCAGACCGACGCGCTCTTCTCGCCCGAGCAGGACCTCACGCCCGCCGGCCGGCAGGTGCTTGCGCCGATCAAGCTGGTTCTGGCTTCCATGCCTCAGGCCACGGTCGAGGTCCGCAGCCATACGGACGGCCGACCCGTCGTCGGGCGAAAGCCGGGCCGGCCCCGGTCCAACTGGGAACTGGCGGCCCTGCGCGGCGGCAAGGTGGCGGCTTACCTGTTGGAGCCACCCGGCCTGGCACCGGACCGTCTCCGCATCGTCAGCTTCGCGGACACGAAGCCGCTGAAGGCCGAGCGGACCGAGGCGGACCGGCGGAACAACCGCCGCATCGAGTTGCACGTCCTACCCGGACCCTGA
- a CDS encoding HAD family hydrolase, producing MTVQPAQSHAPALGSDPGAAAIFDVDNTLIAGSAIEIRFFRYLWRRGLVGAREAAGSLLHLLGQVPPVSLHPLRERKVYLVGKRSADIEPQARTFVQTEVCPFLSATALASLERHRRAGHRLILVTGTPEFLAAPLGEFLKVDLVLAARLERSGGLYTGRVLPPLPYGEGKLRLIETLVAREGLDLKNSYAYGDSPGDADLLRLVGHPLVVNPIRGMGRIARREGWPVAKWT from the coding sequence GTGACCGTGCAGCCAGCCCAGAGCCACGCGCCCGCCCTCGGTTCCGACCCGGGTGCGGCCGCGATCTTCGACGTGGACAACACGCTCATCGCCGGGTCCGCCATCGAGATCCGGTTCTTCCGGTATCTCTGGCGCAGGGGGTTGGTCGGGGCCCGCGAGGCGGCCGGCAGCCTCCTCCATTTGCTCGGCCAGGTGCCGCCGGTCTCCCTGCATCCGCTCCGCGAGCGGAAGGTCTATTTGGTCGGGAAGCGGTCGGCGGACATCGAGCCGCAGGCCCGGACGTTCGTCCAGACCGAGGTCTGCCCGTTTCTCTCGGCGACGGCGCTGGCCTCGCTGGAGCGGCACCGGCGGGCGGGACATCGGCTGATTCTGGTCACCGGCACGCCGGAGTTTCTGGCGGCGCCCCTCGGCGAGTTCCTGAAGGTGGACCTGGTGCTGGCGGCCCGTTTGGAGCGGAGCGGAGGCCTGTATACGGGCCGGGTCCTGCCGCCGCTCCCGTACGGAGAGGGAAAATTGCGGCTGATCGAGACGTTGGTGGCCCGTGAGGGGCTCGACCTGAAGAACAGTTATGCTTACGGCGACAGTCCGGGCGACGCGGACCTCCTGCGTCTCGTCGGCCATCCGCTGGTTGTCAACCCGATCCGTGGCATGGGCCGCATCGCTCGCCGCGAGGGCTGGCCGGTCGCGAAATGGACGTAG
- the queE gene encoding 7-carboxy-7-deazaguanine synthase QueE: MRVTEIFKSIQGESSYAGLPCVFVRLTGCPLRCTWCDSEYTFSGGTDVTLEEILARVKACACPLVEVTGGEPLHQPEAFVLIEKLCVEGYQVLVETSGAIDIAPVDKRAHVILDVKCPGSGMTDRMDWKNLDRVSSKDEVKFVIKDRKDYEWAKALVRQHDLAGRCTVLFGPVFGTLEPRLLAEWILGDRLPVRFQLQLHKYIWDPEMRGV; the protein is encoded by the coding sequence ATGCGCGTCACCGAGATTTTCAAGAGCATCCAGGGCGAGTCCAGCTACGCCGGGCTGCCCTGTGTCTTCGTCCGCCTGACCGGCTGCCCGCTCCGGTGTACCTGGTGCGACAGCGAATACACCTTCTCCGGCGGGACGGACGTGACGCTCGAGGAGATCCTGGCCCGCGTGAAGGCCTGCGCATGTCCCCTGGTGGAAGTCACCGGCGGGGAGCCGCTCCACCAGCCGGAGGCGTTCGTCCTGATCGAGAAGCTCTGTGTCGAGGGTTACCAGGTGCTGGTCGAGACCAGCGGGGCCATTGACATCGCGCCGGTGGACAAGCGGGCCCACGTGATCCTGGACGTGAAGTGCCCCGGGAGCGGCATGACGGACCGGATGGACTGGAAGAATCTTGACCGGGTCTCGTCCAAGGACGAGGTCAAGTTCGTGATCAAAGACCGAAAGGACTATGAGTGGGCGAAAGCGCTCGTCCGACAGCATGACCTGGCCGGGCGGTGCACGGTCCTCTTCGGTCCGGTCTTCGGAACCCTGGAGCCGCGCCTGCTGGCCGAATGGATCCTGGGCGACCGGCTTCCCGTGCGGTTCCAACTCCAGCTCCACAAATACATTTGGGATCCTGAGATGCGCGGGGTGTGA